The following are encoded in a window of Prevotella melaninogenica genomic DNA:
- a CDS encoding alpha/beta hydrolase: protein MNLKKLFLVMGLATATMTMSAQSVFDVKLYNGRPPYDNGDPNDSAKVRVFLPMEKQATGRAVVICPGGAYETLSMEKEGYDWGEFFQNQGIAAIVLKYRMPHGQPEVPVSDAEQAMKLVRLNATSWKINRNDVGIMGFSAGGHLAATIATRSQGEAKPNFQILFYPVISMMEGYGHDRSRQNFLGKNPSKRDEKKYSADMNVSRVTPRTFIALSDDDDTVPPANGVNFYTELYRNDVRGSLHVYPGGGHGWGSKIGFRYHEEMMMDLKAWLKSF from the coding sequence ATGAATTTAAAAAAACTTTTCCTCGTAATGGGGTTGGCCACTGCCACTATGACAATGTCGGCTCAAAGTGTCTTCGACGTTAAACTTTATAATGGACGTCCACCTTACGATAACGGTGATCCAAACGACTCTGCCAAGGTTCGCGTATTCCTTCCTATGGAGAAACAAGCTACTGGCCGTGCCGTAGTTATCTGTCCAGGTGGTGCATACGAGACGCTTTCTATGGAGAAAGAGGGCTACGACTGGGGCGAATTCTTCCAGAATCAAGGTATTGCAGCAATCGTTTTGAAGTATCGCATGCCACATGGTCAGCCAGAAGTTCCTGTGTCTGACGCTGAACAGGCTATGAAACTTGTACGCTTGAATGCAACAAGTTGGAAGATTAACCGTAATGATGTTGGTATCATGGGATTCTCTGCTGGTGGCCACCTCGCTGCAACTATCGCAACAAGAAGTCAGGGTGAGGCAAAGCCTAACTTCCAAATTCTCTTCTATCCAGTTATCTCAATGATGGAAGGTTACGGACACGACAGAAGTCGTCAGAACTTCCTTGGTAAAAATCCAAGCAAGCGTGACGAGAAGAAATACAGTGCTGACATGAACGTAAGCCGTGTTACTCCACGCACTTTCATAGCACTCAGCGACGACGACGATACTGTTCCACCAGCTAATGGTGTAAACTTCTACACCGAGTTGTACCGCAATGACGTTCGTGGTTCTCTCCACGTTTATCCTGGTGGCGGCCATGGTTGGGGCAGCAAGATTGGCTTCCGCTACCATGAGGAAATGATGATGGACTTGAAGGCATGGTTGAAGAGCTTCTAA
- a CDS encoding sulfatase family protein, whose amino-acid sequence MNQNITKAILPLAALSCVHGKMLAQDAARPNILYIMCDDHAMQAISAYGSPISKLAPTPNIDRLAQRGMLFRNCFVENSLSTPSRACLMTGLYSHQNGQRQLAEGIDTTKTFVPELMQKAGYETGIVGKWHMMCRPKGFDYYYILDGQGKYYNPNFCTTGNYGKYKQEMGYATTLTTKHAIEFLDHRQKDKPFCLYVHHKAPHRSWFAEPKHIGMYDGIDFPLPKTFWDNYENRGSAAKTQKMNIEKDMELILDFKIPELLDTSDVESMASYAGLMGELGRMTAAQRMAWDKYYMPRNRRFIEAKLSGKDLAVWKYQNYIRDYMSVIASVDESVGQLLDYLKAHDLDKNTVVIYTSDQGFYMGEHGWFDKRFMYEESLHTPLIISYPGHIKEGVENTDMVQNIDFAPTFLAYAGVQQPKEMTGKPLQPLLAGNKPKNWRKDLYYHYYDYPTYHLVRKHDGVRNDRYKLIYFYGKGGMRAVEENKYQKIPGTSEYNCLKYLNATHYFNDDADVSYYELYDLQNDPDELNNIYGKKGTEKVTKQLMKRLNDYRKELKIDEY is encoded by the coding sequence ATGAATCAAAACATTACAAAGGCAATCTTGCCGTTGGCGGCACTGTCGTGTGTCCACGGTAAGATGCTTGCGCAGGATGCGGCACGTCCTAACATCCTTTACATTATGTGTGACGACCACGCTATGCAGGCAATTAGTGCATATGGTAGTCCTATCTCGAAGTTAGCTCCTACACCAAACATCGATCGTTTGGCACAACGAGGAATGCTCTTTCGCAACTGTTTCGTGGAGAACTCATTGTCAACGCCAAGTCGTGCTTGCTTGATGACAGGACTCTACAGCCACCAGAATGGTCAAAGACAGTTGGCTGAGGGTATCGATACAACAAAGACTTTTGTCCCAGAGCTGATGCAGAAGGCAGGTTACGAGACAGGTATCGTAGGTAAATGGCACATGATGTGTCGCCCAAAGGGCTTCGATTACTATTATATCCTTGATGGTCAGGGAAAGTACTATAATCCAAATTTCTGCACAACAGGCAACTATGGCAAGTATAAACAGGAGATGGGTTATGCTACAACACTGACTACTAAGCATGCGATAGAATTCCTTGACCATCGACAGAAGGACAAGCCTTTCTGCTTGTATGTGCATCATAAGGCACCACATCGCAGCTGGTTTGCTGAACCAAAGCATATCGGAATGTATGATGGGATAGACTTCCCATTGCCAAAAACCTTCTGGGATAACTATGAAAACCGTGGTTCGGCAGCTAAAACACAGAAGATGAATATTGAGAAAGATATGGAGTTAATCTTAGACTTCAAGATTCCAGAGCTTCTCGATACATCAGACGTGGAGAGTATGGCTTCTTATGCAGGTTTGATGGGCGAACTTGGTCGTATGACAGCAGCACAAAGAATGGCATGGGATAAGTATTATATGCCAAGAAACCGCCGTTTCATCGAGGCGAAACTCTCAGGAAAAGACCTCGCAGTGTGGAAGTATCAGAATTATATTCGTGATTATATGTCTGTTATTGCTTCGGTAGACGAGAGTGTCGGTCAGCTGTTAGATTATCTTAAGGCACATGATTTGGATAAGAATACTGTGGTTATCTATACCTCAGATCAAGGTTTCTATATGGGCGAACATGGATGGTTTGACAAGCGATTTATGTATGAGGAGTCTTTACACACCCCACTTATCATCAGCTACCCAGGTCATATCAAAGAAGGAGTAGAGAACACTGATATGGTACAGAACATCGACTTTGCACCAACTTTCCTTGCTTATGCCGGTGTACAACAGCCAAAGGAGATGACAGGTAAGCCACTGCAGCCGCTGCTTGCTGGTAATAAGCCAAAGAACTGGCGTAAGGATTTATATTATCACTACTACGATTATCCTACTTATCACCTTGTTCGTAAGCACGATGGTGTACGTAATGATCGCTACAAACTTATCTATTTCTATGGTAAAGGTGGTATGCGTGCCGTGGAGGAGAATAAGTATCAGAAGATACCGGGTACGAGTGAGTATAACTGTCTGAAGTATTTGAATGCAACACACTACTTCAACGACGATGCTGATGTAAGCTATTACGAGCTTTACGACCTGCAGAATGACCCTGACGAGTTGAATAATATCTACGGAAAGAAGGGTACGGAGAAGGTAACAAAGCAGCTGATGAAGCGTTTGAATGATTATCGTAAAGAACTGAAAATAGATGAGTATTAA
- a CDS encoding arylsulfatase produces the protein MNPNLTKTLLPIAALACGQVNVMAQKHQQRPNIIYIMCDDMGYGDLGCYGQQYILTPNIDRMAKEGMRFTQAYAGAPVSAPSRACFMTGQHSGHTEVRGNKEYWAPSKPIYYGKNRDFSVVGQHPYDPEHVILPEIMKDNGYRTGMFGKWAGGYEGSKSTPDKRGVDEFYGYICQFQAHLYYPNFLNEYSRERGDSAVKRVVMQNNIDYPMFGEQYAQRKDYSADLIHQHALNWLKHQNKEKPFFGIFTYTLPHAELTQPNDSLVAFYKKKFFEDKTWGGQEGSRYNAVEHTHAQFAAMITRLDAYVGEILRTLDEQGLAENTLVIFTSDNGPHEEGGADPTFFNRDGKLRGLKRQCYEGGIRIPFIARWKGRVKEGVTNDLPFAFYDLMPTFCDVAGVRNFPKRYINKKKTIDYFDGISIFPTLMSDEKAQKRHPHLYWEFAETNQIGVRMGDWKLIVIRGVPHLYNLATDLHEDKDVAQEHPELVDQMVKIIYQEHVDNPLFPITMPMERGK, from the coding sequence ATGAATCCGAACCTAACAAAGACACTTCTGCCCATAGCTGCATTGGCTTGTGGACAAGTTAACGTAATGGCGCAGAAACACCAGCAACGCCCAAACATCATTTATATTATGTGTGATGATATGGGCTATGGCGACCTTGGTTGCTATGGTCAGCAGTATATTCTTACACCGAATATTGACCGTATGGCAAAGGAAGGTATGCGTTTTACACAAGCCTATGCGGGTGCACCAGTGAGTGCTCCATCGCGTGCCTGCTTTATGACAGGACAACATTCTGGACATACGGAAGTAAGAGGAAACAAGGAATATTGGGCACCAAGTAAGCCTATCTATTATGGAAAAAACCGCGATTTCAGTGTTGTTGGTCAGCATCCTTACGACCCAGAGCATGTCATCCTACCTGAAATTATGAAAGACAATGGCTACCGCACGGGTATGTTCGGTAAGTGGGCTGGTGGTTATGAAGGCTCTAAGTCAACTCCAGATAAGCGTGGGGTGGATGAGTTTTATGGTTATATCTGTCAGTTCCAAGCACATCTTTATTACCCAAACTTCCTCAATGAATATAGCAGAGAGCGTGGAGACAGTGCGGTAAAGCGTGTTGTGATGCAGAATAATATCGATTATCCGATGTTTGGTGAGCAGTATGCACAACGTAAAGACTACTCAGCCGACCTCATACATCAGCACGCTTTGAATTGGTTGAAGCATCAGAACAAGGAAAAACCATTCTTTGGTATCTTCACTTATACGCTTCCTCATGCAGAGCTAACACAACCCAACGACTCACTCGTGGCTTTCTATAAAAAGAAGTTCTTTGAAGATAAGACTTGGGGAGGGCAGGAAGGTTCACGTTATAATGCCGTAGAGCATACCCATGCACAGTTTGCTGCGATGATAACTCGCCTTGATGCGTATGTAGGAGAGATCCTTCGTACCTTAGATGAGCAAGGACTTGCTGAAAACACACTCGTCATCTTTACCAGTGACAACGGCCCTCATGAGGAGGGTGGAGCCGACCCAACCTTCTTCAATCGTGATGGTAAGTTGCGAGGACTTAAACGCCAGTGTTACGAGGGAGGAATTCGTATTCCGTTTATTGCCCGCTGGAAGGGACGTGTTAAGGAAGGAGTGACCAACGACTTGCCGTTTGCTTTCTACGACTTGATGCCAACTTTCTGTGATGTGGCAGGTGTACGCAACTTCCCCAAACGCTATATTAATAAGAAAAAAACTATCGATTATTTCGATGGAATCTCTATTTTCCCAACCTTGATGAGCGATGAAAAGGCACAAAAACGCCACCCACACCTTTATTGGGAGTTTGCTGAGACCAATCAGATAGGTGTTCGTATGGGAGATTGGAAACTCATTGTTATCCGTGGTGTACCACATCTTTACAACCTTGCAACAGACCTTCACGAAGATAAGGACGTAGCACAGGAACATCCAGAGCTTGTTGATCAGATGGTAAAGATTATCTATCAAGAGCATGTTGACAATCCGTTATTCCCGATTACAATGCCGATGGAAAGGGGAAAATAA